A stretch of DNA from Triticum dicoccoides isolate Atlit2015 ecotype Zavitan chromosome 2A, WEW_v2.0, whole genome shotgun sequence:
GAGAAAGAATCATTAAGGTTGAGGCACGAAGCATCATAGTAAAAAGAAATGGTTACATAGCACACAGAAATGAATTATATTTTTTAACACTTGAATTATTGCGAACCAGTGAGATGATGGTAAGATCAACTTACCTGTTGTGGTCGCAATAGTTGAAGCTAAAGGCGTCAACAGTGGTCCTTTTCGTAGTAGGAACTTGCTCTAATTATGTAGACCTGCATCATTTATGTAATAGAGGTTGCATTGTTAGTCATAGTAAATTAATATACATGGATCGTCCCCATCATTATGTCTTAATGATCCCTTTTTGTTCATTTGTATTCCAGTTTCGAAATGCAGTAACTCGATCAACATCACATCATTGTTTGACTGCACAAAAACATCGAACTTAAAATGTGAACATTCATGTGGATAACACCAGTAACTCAGCAATCAATTTTTTTAGAAGCTTTAGAATCATATAATGCTCATTTTGAAGTCCATAAGAAATGACTTATCAACTCAAACCGCATGTGGTTTTAACTTTTAAGAGATACCTCGAGTTCCAAACATGGCTCTAGAACAACTTCTAGAATCTCACCTTAAACTTTGTCCTCTGGACTTGCTGGAACACCAAGCAATCACCATCAGCTAGGTTGTGGCCGATGGCAAACATTTTCCACCCAGTGCCGATGGCACCATGTTGGGCAATGTAAGGCATGGGAAACTCCCCATCCTCTTCATCCACCAGAAAGATCATCTCATCAAACCGTGGGAGATAGCTCTTCTTGAATTGCCGCGGGATTGTCTGCAAGATATCCGGCCAAATCAACATCGAGTAAGCCATTACCGTCTAGATGGGATGGAAATAATGCATCGTCAATTGTAGTCTTCTTGCTTTACCAGCAAGCTACCCGTGGCATAAGAATGGGTCATGGGCTTGATGAAGGAGGGGTGAGCAGAGGACAGCAGGTTATTGAGCTCTTTGGCCTTGGTGAAGGCGTAGTCTCTAGCTTCGTCGGTCGCGTACACACGATCAGGTGGTAATCCCCTTCTATTAACATATGCCCTGTTGAAATTAAGCAAGATTTAGACCTGTATAAGTATCCATATTCCTATGCATCACAAATTTCGATGGGAGGAACAGTTTGGGTGAGACATGGGTGTACCTCGGGGCTTTCTTGTCGCGGTAATCAGGTTGCTTGGGGAGACTGGCGACGCGGCCGGACCGCCGGgtcgggggcggcggcgggcgaagATACCGCAGCTTCAGCTCCTGGATCTGCCGCACCAAGCAAATCAGACGGGGTAAGGAACCGGACAGCGAAGCACCTCTTTTGTGAGGAAGGAGGGGTGGAACTGACCGGCATGGGCTTGACGGCGGCCTCGCGCACGGCGGCGGAGAGGCGGTGCAGGCGCAGCTCCTCCAGCTTCCGCTTGTTCTCCTCCACCTGCCTCCTGCGCTGCTCCTCGTACGAGTTGGGTTCAGCCATCGCGCTCGCTCCGGCTGCCGACCTTGGGGGAGCGAGGTGGGGTGGGGAATTGGTGGGGAAACGGGGCGATTTGGGGGATGGCGGCGCCGTTCAAATtttgaacaaaaggaggaagagaagggttttttttttttttgagggatcaGGGGGAAGAGAAGGTCGTTGTGATATTTATCGCGCGGAATTGTAGCAAGCTTGGGCTTGGGCCGTCCCCGTTGTCGGCCGCTTGGGTGGGTTCTCAATCTTCCTTGCCGTGACCCCAAAACAGCGCGAATgctatatctcgcttatagcgaGTATAGCACTCCTCTCTCTGTCACATGTGTTCATGGCATCAAATTGCAAAAGTATGGTAAATGCCATCAAAGAAGGTATGGGAGGCCAGTGTGCAAGCATTGTCAAGGAGATTATAGCGGCATCAAGACACTTTGTCAGATGTTCCTTCATCTTCGAAGGACGAGATACCAATATTGAGGCACACAACCTCGCTAAGCATGATCTTGGATTTTCATTGGGACGCCATATGTGGCTCCTTAATACTCTGGACCTAAATTGAATTCCCATCAACCTTGTCTATGTTCCGTAATAAAGAGTGTGGTAAGACAAAAGAAAGGTCAGATCTCTCGCTTCCCCTAAGAAAAGATTTGTCTAAAGAAAAAAAAGATCACTCGCTTGCTCGGCGGGAGTACTGGCTTTTCTGCTATtccatttctttttatttttattttttcggttttcttttgtttcttcagCACTTTTTCTTTGGTTTCTATTTCCTTTGTTTTTACCGATTCTCTTTGTTTCTTTTATGGTTCTTAATGATTTTTCTTATTTTTCCCCCTTTGTTTATTTTTgttctttcttggttttcattggttttttctcttttgttatttttctttgtttgtttTCTCGAGTTTCTTTGTTTTCATTCTTTTTTGTTTTCCTCGGTTTTCACTAATTTTCATTCTTTTTGCACTTGTTTCttcgttttgttttttgttttgtttttcctttGGTTTATTTTGTTTCTCTTTTGGTTCTCattgttatttttatttttctttgtttctttggctttCATTCCACATTCTTTTGTATATGTCAACAACATTTTtgtaatacatgtttaacattttttacatacaagtttaacattttgtaatacatggtcaacatttttctatacatattttaaATATttctaaatgcttgattaacacttTTCAAGTACAATATTaactttttttaatacatggtctacATTTTCTCTATACGCATTTTTGCATTTTGAAATGCTTgattaacttttttcaaatacaacattcacattttttaatacatgatcgaCAGTATCTCTATAcaaatttaatatttttcaaatgcttgattaacattttttaaataattgTATAATTTTTATAAATGGTTGATTAatattttctaaatacatgatcaactttttctAATACACATTTAGCATTTTTCTAATATttggttaacattttttaaatacctgGTCAATATTTTTTCCATACACATTAACAAAATCAAATGcttgcttaatatttttcaaatacaagattaacatattTAATACATGACAACATTTTATTCCTATACACATTTATCATTTTAAAatccttgattaacatttttcaaatacaattttgatttttttaatacatggtcatcaTTTGTTCTATACACATTAGACATTTTTTAATGCTTAACTAAAAAATTtaaaatacttgtttaacattttttgaaatgcttgattaaTTTTTTAAAAAGACATGAACAATTTGTTTCACACATTTTATATTTTTgtatacatttttcatatacacgaAAAAAAAAATCTTTATACACATTTACCAATTTCCAGatgcttggttaacatttttaaaaaatattttattaatttattttctaaatatttatttagaatatttggaaCTATAAATAGAAGTAAAATAAGAATAAAAGCGAAAACAAAAACGTGACAAAAATGAGGTCGTGGCCTCCCACATTTTTTATTTGGATTAGACAACTCGTCCTTTTTGTAGGTACAATTCCTTGCCCCTTGCGTTTCGGAGATTGTTGTTAGAAACAGTTTGGGACTGATTTGTTTTCTAGTGCACAAAGAGAAATAATCCCTGGACTACCGAGAAGATTGCTATAATCTCCCAAAAACTACCGAGAAGATTGCTACTTCCTAGAAGTTTGTTACAAACTTCTGTAAAAGTTATCTGCACCAAAGAAGATTGATATGTTTCGAGAAGCTTAATATCGAGAAGATTGCTACTTCCGAGAAGTTTGCTATAAACTTCCTCGGAAGTTATCTGTGCTGTAGAAAAGATTGTCATGTCTCGAAGAGTTTGTTATCGAGAAAATTTTGTGTCGGAGACGATCCCAAAAACATATTGCTGAAGTGAAGCAATTGTTCTTCGGAGTGTCCGAGAAGATTGAAGGTGAAGAGAGGACGTAGTATTTGTTTTACTGTTCTTCTTTCtcttatttgagtcataggaccaccataCTATTAAAAGGGTTATAGGTATTTGATACTTAAGTCTATTGTGATGCGTAGCCGAATCCTATGGAAgactgagagaaatctctttgtagtCTGAAACTTTACTCGCCAGCCAAAGATGTTGTTCTTATGGGCCGCGAGAGATATGTTTCGGacagatgagtcagctttacttgttccttaagtaaagttgttgtgtgatgtctactacacaaatttattcttgtagacacgagtTGGGCCTCCAATcgcagagttttataggacagtagcatttttctctcaagtggatgacctaaggtttatcaatccgtgggaggtgtaggatgacggtggtctctctcaaacaaccctgcaaccaaatataagaaatctcttgtgtccccaacacacccaatacaatggcaaattgtataggtgcactagttcagcgaagagatgatgataaaagtgtaatatggatggtataaatatattttataatttgaataaataaaaacagcaaggtagcaaatagtaaatgggcacaaaaacggtattgcaatgcttaaaaatgaggcctagggtccttactttcgctagtgcaatctctcaacaatgctaatataatttgattatataaccacccctcaaagtgcgatgaagaatcactccaaagttcctatctagcggagaatatAAGAAGAAATTATCTGTAGAgtatgaaaccacctcgaagctattcttttcgatcaatctatccaagagttcgtactaaaataacaccaaataatttcagattcataatactcaatctaacacaaagaacctcaaaaagtgtcccaagatttctatcggagaaataaagacaagaacatgcatcaacccctatgcgtagattaccccaatgtcatcgcgagaatccgcaagttgagtgccaaaacacatatcaagtgaatcaatatgataccccattgtcaccacgagtattcatatgcaagacatatatcaagtgctctcaaatccataaaagtattcaatccaataacaaggaaatctcaaagggaaaaactcaattcatcacaacaagatatagAGGGGAAAACACCAAATGATCTGACTATatcaacaaagcccgcgatacatcaagatcgtgacatctcaagaacacgagagagagagagagagattaaacacatagctactggtacaaaccctcagccccgagggtggactactccctcctcatcttggtggccatcgggatgatgaagatggccaccggagatgattcccccctccgacagggtgccagaacggggtctagattggttttcggtggagtACAGAGCCTTGCGGTGatggaacttttgatctaggttaaccccgaggattTTCGAAATATTTagtaatttatagggtaaagaggggtgcgggaggccactgaggtgggcacaacccacctgggcgcgcctgggcccccagacgcgccctggtgggttgtgcccccctcggggcacccccccaggtgctgctctagcccatcaggagtcttctggtccataaaaaatcctcaaaaagtttcacggtgtttggactccctttgatattgatttcctgcgatgtaaaaaagaagcaaaaacagcaactggcactgggcactgggtcaataggttagtcccaaaaaaatgatataaagttgctataaaatgattgtaaaacatccaagaatgataataaaatagcatgaa
This window harbors:
- the LOC119359142 gene encoding B3 domain-containing protein Os06g0194400-like, which gives rise to MAEPNSYEEQRRRQVEENKRKLEELRLHRLSAAVREAAVKPMPIQELKLRYLRPPPPPTRRSGRVASLPKQPDYRDKKAPRAYVNRRGLPPDRVYATDEARDYAFTKAKELNNLLSSAHPSFIKPMTHSYATGSLLTIPRQFKKSYLPRFDEMIFLVDEEDGEFPMPYIAQHGAIGTGWKMFAIGHNLADGDCLVFQQVQRTKFKVYIIRASSYYEKDHC